A window of the Phoenix dactylifera cultivar Barhee BC4 unplaced genomic scaffold, palm_55x_up_171113_PBpolish2nd_filt_p 000373F, whole genome shotgun sequence genome harbors these coding sequences:
- the LOC120105816 gene encoding LOW QUALITY PROTEIN: protein STRICTOSIDINE SYNTHASE-LIKE 13-like (The sequence of the model RefSeq protein was modified relative to this genomic sequence to represent the inferred CDS: inserted 1 base in 1 codon; deleted 1 base in 1 codon), with protein sequence MGRLVLGAQDGLPPNPCLFFAVLFLGLVLMDPFHLGPLSGXDYRPVKHAIAPYKQVMQQWPRDNQSRLRFGRLEFVDKVFGPESIEFDPEGRGPYAGLADGRVVRWMGENIGWETFAVVNPNWSEKVCANGVDSTTSKQHKNEKWCGRPLGLRFNERTGELYIADAYFGLTVVGSNGGVATPLATHVHGRPILFANDLDVHSNGSIFFTDTSMRYTRKDHFLILLEGEATGKLLRYDPASRTTQVVLRGLAFPNGVQISKDKKFLLFTETTNCRIMRYWLEGPKMGKLEVLPDLPGFPDNVRMNEKGQFWVAIDCCRTPAQEVFSQNPWLRSIYFRLPLKMSFLARLVGMKMYTVISLFDEEGKIVQVLEDRGGEVVKLVSEVREVNGKLWIGTVAHNHIATFPCS encoded by the exons ATGGGGAGATTGGTTCTGGGTGCGCAGGATGGCCTTCCGCCAAACCCATGCCTCTTCTTCGCAGTCTTGTTTCTTGGTCTAGTTCTCATGGACCCGTTTCATCTAGGTCCACTCAGTG ATGATTATAGACCAGTGAAGCATGCCATTGCACCCTACAAGCAGGTCATGCAGCAGTGGCCTAGAGACAACCAAAGCAGGCTGAGGTTTGGAAGGCTCGAGTTCGTCGACAAGGTCTTCGGGCCGGAGTCGATAGAATTCGATCCAGAGGGGCGAGGACCTTATGCAGGCTTAGCCGATGGCCGGGTTGTCCGGTGGATGGGCGAAAACATCGGATGGGAAACATTTGCAGTTGTTAACCCTAACTG GTCTGAGAAAGTTTGTGCTAATGGTGTGGACTCAACGACTTCGAAGCAGCATAAGAATGAGAAATGGTGCGGCCGGCCTCTTGGCCTAAGGTTCAATGAGAGGACTGGGGAGCTTTACATTGCtgatgcatactttggactcacGGTTGTAGGATCGAATGGTGGCGTTGCAACACCTCTAGCAACTCATGTGCACGGGAGGCCTATTCTTTTTGCAAATGACTTAGATGTGCATAGCAACGGGTCTATTTTCTTCACGGATACTAGCATGAGATACACTAGAAA AGATCATTTTCTAATATTGCTAGAAGGAGAAGCCACAGGAAAGCTTCTCAGGTATGACCCAGCATCTAGGACTACTCAAGTTGTACTGCGGGGCCTGGCTTTTCCAAATGGAGTACAGATATCAAAGGATAAAAAGTTTCTACTCTTCACAGAGACCACCAATTGCag GATAATGAGGTATTGGCTAGAGGGACCAAAGATGGGGAAGTTGGAGGTC TTGCCAGACTTGCCAGGGTTTCCAGACAATGTAAGGATGAATGAGAAAGGCCAGTTTTGGGTGGCCATCGATTGTTGCCGGACTCCAGCCCAAGAGGTCTTCTCGCAGAATCCATGGCTAAGGAGTATATATTTTAGATTGCCTCTGAAGATGAGCTTTCTGGCGAGGCTGGTGGGGATGAAAATGTACACCGTCATCTCTCTCTTTGACGAGGAGGGAAAGATTGTCCAGGTGCTGGAAGATAGAGGTGGTGAGGTGGTGAAACTAGTTAGTGAAGTTAGGGAGGTGAATGGCAAACTTTGGATTGGAACAGTAGCTCATAACCATATTGCTACTTTTCCTTGCTCCTAG